The proteins below come from a single Chrysoperla carnea chromosome 1, inChrCarn1.1, whole genome shotgun sequence genomic window:
- the LOC123295264 gene encoding uncharacterized protein LOC123295264, giving the protein MKYGVIFAVVALATIVYAVPRPDGEKYPTKYDNVDVDSILSNDRLLNNYIDCIEGKGKCTAEGDELKRHLKDAIQNCCEKCSDKQKDGVKKVFKHLEEKKPDVLKQLKSEHDPEGVHEKECKEKLKFKMKFALVFIAVVFVTIVNAQDMYTTKYDNIDIDSILNNDRLLNNYIACVEGSGKCTTEGDELKKHFMDAVQTCCSKCSKKQKEAVKKVFVFLEKNKPDKLKELREKFDPSGEKDKECRAKYNL; this is encoded by the exons ATGAAATACGGAGTTATTTTCGCTGTTGTAGCATTAGCTACAATTGTTTATGCCGTTCCACGACCAGACGGAGAAAAATATCCAACCAAATACGATAATGTTGATGTCGATTCAATTCTCTCAAATGATCGATTATTGAATAACTATATCGATTGTATTGAGGGCAAAGGAAAATGTACAGCAGAAGGAGATGAATTAAAAC GTCATTTGAAAGATGCCATCCAAAACTGTTGCGAAAAATGCTCCGACAAACAAAAGGATGGTGTTAAGAAGGTATTCAAACATTTAGAAGAAAAGAAACCCGAtgtattaaaacaattgaagtCTGAACATGACCCAGAAGGTGTACATGAAAAAGAAtgtaaagaaaaacttaaa ttcaaaatgaaattcgCATTAGTGTTTATAGCTGTGGTATTTGTTACCATTGTTAACGCTCAAGATATGTATACAACGAAATATGATAATATCGATATCGATTCAATATTGAATAATGATcgattattgaataattatattgCGTGTGTTGAAGGTTCTGGAAAGTGTACAACGGAAGGTGATGAATTAAAAA AACATTTTATGGATGCTGTTCAAACCTGTTGTTCCAAAtgctcaaaaaaacaaaaagaagcagtaaaaaaagtatttgtatttttggaaAAGAACAAACCAGATAAACTTAAAGAATTACGAGAAAAATTCGATCCAAGTGGTGAGAAAGATAAAGAATGTAgagcaaaatataatttataa
- the LOC123295255 gene encoding uncharacterized protein LOC123295255 produces MKFALVVAIVALATSIYASPQEGYSTKYDNIDLDSILNNNRLLDAYITCLLGNGKCTPEGVELKKYFKDGIETCCSKCSDKQKKGSKKIISDLKMNKPEKLAEIKAKFDPTGEYEKACRKQLSFSLGKRTFVTDYLYKFCCNNLKKKMKYAVVFVFVALATIVYALPKPDEDKYPTKYDSIDIDSILSNERLLQNYIDCIEGAGKCTAEGEELKKHFGDALETCCSKCSDKQKEGVKKVFAHLEKEKPDKLKELKAKYDPEGTKEKECKDKIKA; encoded by the exons ATGAAATTTGCGCTAGTAGTTGCGATTGTAGCATTAGCTACCAGTATTTATGCTTCACCACAAGAAggatattcaacaaaatacgATAATATTGATTTGGATTCGATTCTTAATAATAATCGATTATTGGATGCTTACATTACATGTTTGCTAGGAAATGGAAAATGTACTCCAGAAGGTGTAGAATTAAAAA aatattttaaagATGGTATTGAAACTTGCTGCAGTAAATGTTCTGATAAACAAAAGAAAGGATCGAAAAAGATAATCAGCgacttaaaaatgaataaacctGAAAAATTGGCAGAAATCAAAGCTAAATTTGATCCAACTGGTGAATACGAAAAAGCATGCAGAAAACAATTATca TTTAGTTTGGG TAAAAGAACCTTTGTTACtgattatttatacaaattttgttgcaacaatctaaaaaaaaaaatgaaatacgcAGTAGTGTTTGTGTTTGTAGCATTAGCTACCATTGTTTACGCTTTACCTAAGCCAGACGAAGATAAATATCCAACGAAATACGATAGTATCGATATTGATTCAATTCTATCGAATGAacgattattacaaaattatattgattgtaTTGAAGGTGCTGGAAAATGTACCGCGGAAGGTGAAGAATTAAAAA aACATTTTGGAGACGCTCTTGAAACGTGCTGTTCAAAATGTTCAGACAAACAAAAGGAAGGAGTCAAGAAAGTATTCGCCCATTTGGAAAAAGAAAAACCAGACAAATTAAAAGAACTCAAAGCCAAATATGATCCAGAAGGTACCAAGGAAAAAGAATGCAAAGACAaaattaaagcttaa